The genomic interval AGCTCATCTTTTTATCCTTTATTTTGGCGTTAAAGCCGATGTCACTCCACCGGTGGCCTTAGCCGCCTATGCTGCGGCAGGAGTATCGGGGGGAGATCCCTTTATGTCGGGAGTTCAGGGCTTTAAGTTTTCGCTGGCCGCGCTGCTTTTGCCCTTCATATTCGTCTACAATCCCGTTCTTTTGATGATCGATGCCACCATCCCCCAGGTTGTCTGGGCGGCAATTACAGCTTTGATAGGGATGTTCGCCTGGTCGGCCGGCATTGAAAATTTTCTCTTCACCAGAACTTCCTGGCTGGAGAGGATCGCTCTCTTCGGTTTTGGTCTGATAGTCGTCATAACGGGCCTGACAAATGATATCATCGGACTTGTCGGCCTGGCAGCCGTCTATGTCTGGCAGAGACGCAAAGCCGGGCTGCCCCTGCTGCCCAAACTTTTCAGATCGGATGAGGAAAGTTAAGCTGTGTTTTCCGGGCAAATTTTTACGGAGGAGCTGACATGAAGAAAACTGCCGCCGCCGGTGCGCTCCTCGCGGTTTTGATAATAATCGTTCTTATCCTATCCCGGTTATCCTTTTTGACGGTGTGCGCCGGGGAGGAAATCATCTATCTCACCCCCGTCCTGGATGAGAATAAAGAGGTGGTGTATCAGTATACCCATTCAGTTGAGAGAGGGCCCGTCAGAGAATATTTTGAGCTCACCCGCGGAGGCTTTATCCTCTACAAAACTACCTTCACCTCCCAGGGGGCGGGCCTGCCCCTGGACAGGGGAGATTTTGAACGAGAGAACGGCCTTTTTGTCCGCTCGGGTCTGCAGGAGGAAGTCGAAGTTTTGCAGTTTCGTCTGAGCGATCAATATCGGGAACAGTTTATAGAGATAGACGATGAAAGTTTGCAGATGTCTGAATGGGGAGAACCCGGACAGAAGATCAAAATGGGAATGTTTGATGTCAGAGAGCTTCTCACATTTTTCTTTTAGTTCTATTTCTCTTCACATTTGCCAGGAGATCTTTATATCTTTCTCCCGGATTACACCTGCCGAAATATGAATTTTACTCATCCCTCATATTTTCTTTCATCTCCAGCCGGATAAATTTTTTCGTTCCTTTCAATTCCCCGCAGATCAAAATAATCATTTATTATAAAATAATCATGATAAGCATTTTGGTTTGAAGAAGGAAAATATAAAAATATATGCAAAAATAATGTTAGGAGATTATCCAAAATTTTTGTTCGGAATAATCAACGTGAAAAACTACATAATCTCAAAAAGGGCGAGAAACTGAGAGAGCCTGTTAAAGTATAGAGGGGGATCTATGCTTTAACAGGGTTTTTTATTGTTATTTCAGATGTTTATAAATTTAAAAACATAAATAAAATATACAGAGGTGGGAATAACTTTATGAGTTCAATCATAAGTTCTCGCAGCCGAAGGATAGAGAGATCCGAAATATTCGAAATGCTGGCCCGGGCTCAGGATTATGATGATGTGATCAATTTTGGGGTGGGACAGCCGCATTTTAACACTCCGGAAGAGATAACAGATTATGCCTTTGATCAGGCCAAAAAGGGCTATACTCATTACACGGTTAACGCCGGGGATATAAAGGTCCGCAGAGCTATAGCGCAAAAACTTCAGAGTGAGAATGATATCGAGGCAGATCCCGTCTCAGAAATCATCATAACTGTAGGAGCCATCGAAGCTCTTTTTCTGGCACTCATGGTACTGGTAGAATCAGGGGATGAAGTTCTGCTTCAGGACCCTAGTTGGGTGAATTATGAAGCCCAGGTCAAGCTTATGGGGGCCGATCCGGTTCGCGTACCGGTAAAAGAGGAGAATAACTTTGCTCTTCGGGCCGAGGATATAGAGAGGAGAATAAGCGAAAACAGCCGAGTTTTGATGATAAACAGCCCCAACAATCCGACAGGAGGTGCTATCGAAAAGAGCGAACTTTTGAAAATAGCTGAGCTGGCCCATGAAAATGATTTGATGCTTTTGACGGACGAGACCTACGAGAAGTTTTGTTATGATATAGAGCATTTTAGCCCCGGCTCACTCCGGAAATATCGCGATAATATAATCAGCATTTTCAGTTTTTCCAAGGTTTATGCCATGACTGGCTGGCGGGTAGGGTTTGCCGCCGGACCGGCCGAAATAATCAAAGAGATGATAAAGGTTCACGACAGTGTGGGGCTTTGCACTCCCAGCGTTTCTCAGGCGGCTGCCTATAAGGCTTTGCAGGTTGATGATGAGGTCGTGGAAGAGATGGCCTCAACCTACAGAAAAAACAGGGAGCTTCTGGTCGAAG from Halarsenatibacter silvermanii carries:
- a CDS encoding DUF1850 domain-containing protein, with the protein product MKKTAAAGALLAVLIIIVLILSRLSFLTVCAGEEIIYLTPVLDENKEVVYQYTHSVERGPVREYFELTRGGFILYKTTFTSQGAGLPLDRGDFERENGLFVRSGLQEEVEVLQFRLSDQYREQFIEIDDESLQMSEWGEPGQKIKMGMFDVRELLTFFF
- a CDS encoding pyridoxal phosphate-dependent aminotransferase; translation: MSSIISSRSRRIERSEIFEMLARAQDYDDVINFGVGQPHFNTPEEITDYAFDQAKKGYTHYTVNAGDIKVRRAIAQKLQSENDIEADPVSEIIITVGAIEALFLALMVLVESGDEVLLQDPSWVNYEAQVKLMGADPVRVPVKEENNFALRAEDIERRISENSRVLMINSPNNPTGGAIEKSELLKIAELAHENDLMLLTDETYEKFCYDIEHFSPGSLRKYRDNIISIFSFSKVYAMTGWRVGFAAGPAEIIKEMIKVHDSVGLCTPSVSQAAAYKALQVDDEVVEEMASTYRKNRELLVEGINSIDGFSCIYPRGTFYAFVNVKDVSQNSLELARDMLDREQVVTVAGSSFGEAGEGFLRFSYANSRENIEEGLERIKNYSRNYLD